One Rhodobacter sp. CZR27 DNA segment encodes these proteins:
- a CDS encoding PP2C family serine/threonine-protein phosphatase, translating into MTGPITAVPLPLPRVTGSGLTHRGRRRERNEDAILTDPTGRVWAVADGMGGYGHGDVAADIVIDHLETLPDGALVPAALAARIEAAHSGILAHARRRGILRMGATVVALAVERGTAHVAWVGDSRAYLLREGRLRPLTRDHSVVQALIDSGALSVAQVGSHPDAHVVTRAVGVGDAVEVDTVSTRLVAGDRLLLCSDGLTCCVDEPAIKDHLRAAPSPDDACLALVRAALDAGAPDNVSVIVVEIGGA; encoded by the coding sequence ATGACCGGGCCGATCACCGCCGTTCCCTTGCCCCTGCCGCGCGTGACGGGAAGCGGGCTGACCCATCGGGGCCGCCGCCGCGAGCGCAACGAGGATGCGATCCTGACCGACCCGACCGGCCGCGTCTGGGCAGTGGCGGACGGCATGGGCGGCTATGGTCACGGCGACGTGGCCGCCGATATCGTCATCGACCATCTGGAGACGCTTCCGGACGGGGCGCTGGTGCCGGCCGCGCTGGCGGCGCGGATCGAGGCCGCCCATTCCGGCATCCTCGCCCATGCGCGGCGGCGCGGCATCCTGCGCATGGGCGCGACAGTCGTGGCGCTGGCGGTGGAGCGCGGGACGGCTCACGTCGCCTGGGTCGGCGACAGCCGGGCCTATCTGCTGCGCGAGGGCCGTCTGCGGCCGCTGACCCGCGACCACAGCGTGGTTCAGGCGCTGATCGACAGCGGCGCGCTGTCGGTGGCGCAGGTCGGCAGCCATCCCGACGCCCATGTCGTGACCCGTGCAGTGGGGGTCGGCGACGCGGTCGAGGTGGATACCGTCTCGACCCGGCTTGTCGCGGGCGACCGGCTGCTCCTCTGCTCGGACGGGTTGACCTGCTGCGTCGATGAACCCGCGATCAAGGACCATTTGCGCGCGGCCCCCTCCCCGGACGATGCCTGCCTTGCGCTGGTGCGCGCCGCGCTCGACGCGGGGGCGCCGGACAATGTCTCGGTCATCGTCGTCGAGATCGGCGGGGCGTGA
- a CDS encoding OmpA family protein, translated as MRLPILPALLCCTLSAPAVPAQTLSDQDLLALFQRQRDTFRAAAEGGQGATRGLKLVTLDGAGAPPAAPGAAPAALAVPDLATVAPALPGAEDGLPVTGQRPGLAEPTAPDRILTGAQQPAAPPPTTEEATQVAAVPGTFGLFDPELQVNVRIRFDFDSATLGPDQKPLLAQLCRVMTSSDIGLFQIVGHTDAAGTDAYNENLSRLRAEEVQRYLVTDCGIAPARLRAVGMGERFLSDSANPRSGENRRVEFQALS; from the coding sequence ATGCGCCTGCCGATCCTTCCCGCCCTTCTCTGCTGCACGCTCTCGGCGCCCGCGGTCCCGGCGCAGACGCTGTCGGACCAGGATCTGCTCGCGCTGTTCCAGCGCCAGAGGGACACGTTCCGCGCGGCGGCCGAGGGCGGCCAGGGCGCCACGCGCGGGCTGAAGCTCGTGACGCTGGACGGCGCCGGCGCACCGCCTGCGGCACCGGGGGCGGCGCCTGCCGCGCTTGCCGTGCCCGACCTTGCTACCGTCGCGCCCGCGCTGCCCGGTGCAGAGGACGGGTTGCCGGTGACTGGCCAGCGGCCGGGTCTGGCCGAACCCACGGCGCCGGACCGGATCCTGACCGGCGCGCAGCAACCGGCCGCACCTCCCCCGACCACGGAAGAGGCCACGCAGGTTGCGGCAGTCCCTGGCACCTTCGGCCTGTTCGATCCCGAGCTTCAGGTGAATGTGCGCATCCGGTTCGACTTCGACTCGGCCACGCTCGGCCCGGACCAGAAGCCGCTTCTCGCGCAGCTCTGCCGGGTGATGACATCCAGCGACATCGGGCTGTTCCAGATCGTCGGCCACACCGATGCGGCCGGCACGGATGCCTACAACGAGAACCTCTCGCGCCTGCGGGCCGAGGAGGTGCAACGCTACCTCGTCACCGATTGCGGCATCGCCCCCGCCCGGCTGCGCGCGGTGGGCATGGGCGAGCGGTTCCTGTCCGACAGCGCGAACCCGCGCAGCGGCGAGAACCGGCGGGTGGAGTTCCAGGCGCTCAGCTGA
- a CDS encoding caspase family protein, giving the protein MSRALHRCMAGRAILLALFAGVPAFAQEAPLLSGTAPRVAMVIGNSAYSSVPALPNPARDAELIAEKLWQAGFEVIETIDADRETMLADLATFRSRLRPGSEALFYYAGHGVQIGGRNYLLPVSVAPSSVEELKLQSVDAQIFVDVMAQSGARLNLVLLDACRNNPFTSITAEASRVIETRAISIGGTREQVSRGLADLSQASSGGLAEMTAGGAEALISFATAPGAVAFDGSGRHSPYTDALARNIDEPGLEIVDLFRRVRGMVREATAGEQIAWTTSTLESRFYFRPPQGDLRQTTTGMTTDSDTLGGLPPRRVVDRTFWRAIREANRLDAFTAYVRTMPDGAFVDDARARIRELGGDPEAIVVSDTSLPATRGLVLAPASAREEIAASLDRPVPALPIGTGSAPLEVAPRQGAWVHVGEAPRLGELSAGGTGLSAGSVRWMAEGERFDYLPAVGSNGGTDGFRAETLLDGGTTEPLAAEVEVYVDACDMLAGNPYDSQRVTAGTRQFILDRNFDAAIAVCEIAVEKHPEIVRFWAQLARSYRAAGRYDEALHWQQKAVDAGHVSAMVYLGQMYLDAQAVPRDPARARALFEEAAAKGETAAFTALAWIWRAGVGVPQDHARALDYYRQGAARGNDWAMANIAEFHQKGLGIPRDPAEAVRWYTAAAKSGELTAQTRLARMYQTGDGIPRDYDEARFWFETAAGRGVPNALTRLGLMYEEGQGTAQDIEAAARLYTRAAREGDGEGYFRLGRLMAAGHPLHDDPARAAALLERARAEKVPGAARELGRLYESGRGVPKDLARARDLYAADAATSPWAARDAGRAYASDDGAAPDFAAAARWFRVAAEGGVPRAALDLGRLHEAGTGVPRDAAEALVWYATALARAAEDPTLAEAARRAAAPHPQEDHVRAAQLLLNRLGADVGPPDGRMGPATRSALDAAFTRRGLPPRASVTLDTLAELSAMQ; this is encoded by the coding sequence ATGTCCCGCGCCCTTCACCGGTGCATGGCGGGACGGGCGATCCTGCTGGCGCTGTTCGCAGGCGTGCCGGCCTTCGCGCAGGAGGCGCCGCTGCTGTCGGGCACCGCGCCGCGCGTGGCGATGGTGATCGGCAACTCGGCCTATTCCAGCGTGCCCGCCCTTCCCAACCCGGCGCGCGACGCGGAACTGATCGCCGAGAAGCTCTGGCAGGCCGGCTTCGAGGTGATCGAGACCATCGACGCCGACCGCGAGACCATGCTCGCCGATCTCGCCACCTTCCGCAGCCGCCTGCGCCCCGGCAGCGAGGCGCTGTTCTACTACGCCGGCCACGGCGTGCAGATCGGCGGGCGCAACTACCTGCTTCCCGTCTCCGTCGCGCCCTCCTCGGTCGAGGAGCTGAAGCTGCAGTCCGTCGATGCGCAGATCTTCGTGGACGTGATGGCGCAATCGGGCGCGCGGCTCAACCTCGTGCTGCTCGACGCCTGCCGGAACAACCCCTTCACATCGATCACCGCCGAGGCGAGCCGGGTTATCGAGACGCGTGCGATCTCGATCGGCGGCACGCGCGAGCAGGTCTCCCGCGGGCTTGCCGACCTGTCGCAGGCCAGCAGCGGCGGGCTGGCCGAGATGACCGCGGGCGGGGCCGAGGCGCTGATCAGCTTCGCGACGGCGCCGGGGGCGGTGGCCTTCGACGGCTCGGGCCGGCACAGCCCCTATACCGACGCCCTTGCCCGCAACATCGATGAGCCGGGGCTCGAGATCGTGGACCTCTTCCGCCGGGTGCGCGGCATGGTGCGCGAGGCGACCGCCGGCGAGCAGATCGCCTGGACGACGAGCACGCTGGAAAGCCGCTTCTACTTCCGCCCACCGCAAGGCGACCTGCGGCAGACCACGACCGGCATGACGACCGACTCCGACACGCTGGGCGGGCTGCCGCCCCGGCGCGTGGTGGACCGCACCTTCTGGCGCGCGATCCGCGAGGCGAACCGGCTCGACGCCTTCACCGCCTATGTCCGCACCATGCCCGACGGCGCCTTCGTCGACGACGCCCGCGCCCGCATCCGCGAGCTTGGCGGCGACCCGGAGGCGATCGTCGTCTCGGACACCTCGCTGCCCGCGACGCGCGGCCTTGTCCTCGCGCCCGCCTCGGCCCGCGAGGAGATTGCGGCGAGCCTTGATCGTCCCGTTCCCGCCCTGCCGATCGGGACGGGAAGCGCACCGCTCGAGGTTGCGCCGCGGCAGGGGGCGTGGGTGCATGTGGGCGAGGCGCCGAGGCTCGGCGAACTCAGCGCGGGCGGCACCGGGCTTTCGGCGGGATCGGTGCGATGGATGGCCGAGGGCGAGCGGTTCGACTACCTCCCGGCGGTCGGCTCGAACGGCGGAACGGACGGCTTCCGCGCCGAGACGCTGCTGGACGGCGGCACGACCGAGCCGCTCGCGGCCGAGGTCGAGGTCTATGTCGATGCCTGCGACATGCTCGCCGGGAACCCCTACGACAGCCAGCGGGTCACCGCAGGCACGCGGCAGTTCATCCTCGACCGCAACTTCGACGCGGCCATCGCGGTCTGCGAGATCGCGGTGGAGAAGCACCCCGAGATCGTCCGCTTCTGGGCACAGCTTGCCCGCAGCTACCGCGCCGCCGGTCGTTACGACGAGGCGCTGCACTGGCAGCAAAAGGCGGTGGACGCGGGCCATGTCTCGGCGATGGTCTACCTCGGGCAGATGTATCTCGACGCGCAGGCGGTGCCGCGCGACCCGGCCCGCGCCAGGGCGCTGTTCGAGGAGGCGGCGGCCAAGGGCGAGACCGCGGCCTTCACCGCGCTGGCCTGGATCTGGCGCGCAGGGGTCGGCGTGCCGCAGGATCATGCCCGCGCGCTCGACTACTACCGGCAGGGCGCGGCGCGCGGCAACGACTGGGCGATGGCCAACATCGCCGAGTTCCACCAGAAGGGTCTCGGCATCCCCCGCGACCCGGCCGAGGCGGTGCGCTGGTACACGGCCGCCGCGAAAAGCGGCGAGCTGACCGCGCAGACCCGCCTTGCCCGGATGTATCAGACCGGCGACGGCATCCCGCGCGACTATGACGAGGCCCGCTTCTGGTTCGAGACCGCGGCCGGGCGCGGCGTGCCGAATGCGCTGACCCGGCTGGGCCTGATGTATGAGGAAGGCCAGGGCACGGCGCAGGACATCGAGGCCGCCGCGCGCCTCTACACCCGCGCCGCGCGGGAAGGCGACGGCGAGGGCTACTTCCGCCTTGGCCGCCTGATGGCCGCAGGCCACCCGCTGCACGACGATCCCGCCCGCGCCGCCGCCCTGCTGGAACGGGCGAGGGCCGAGAAGGTGCCGGGCGCCGCGCGCGAGCTTGGCCGGCTTTATGAAAGCGGCCGCGGCGTACCGAAGGACCTTGCCCGGGCGCGGGATCTCTACGCGGCGGATGCGGCGACCAGCCCTTGGGCCGCCCGCGATGCCGGGCGCGCCTATGCGTCCGACGACGGGGCCGCGCCGGATTTCGCGGCGGCGGCCCGCTGGTTCCGGGTTGCGGCCGAGGGCGGCGTGCCGCGGGCGGCCCTCGACCTCGGCCGGCTGCACGAGGCGGGCACGGGCGTGCCGCGCGACGCGGCCGAGGCGCTGGTCTGGTATGCGACGGCGCTGGCCCGGGCGGCCGAGGATCCGACTCTGGCCGAGGCCGCCCGGCGCGCCGCAGCACCGCATCCGCAGGAGGACCACGTGCGGGCGGCGCAACTGCTGCTGAACCGGCTCGGGGCGGACGTGGGTCCGCCGGACGGCCGGATGGGGCCGGCAACGCGATCGGCCCTTGACGCCGCCTTCACCCGCCGCGGCCTGCCGCCCCGCGCCAGCGTCACCCTCGACACCCTGGCCGAACTCTCGGCCATGCAATAG
- a CDS encoding M15 family metallopeptidase, whose amino-acid sequence MDPRSLVAPIIVAIGVILAAMAFAVVTTLLDTADGGTELRLSRLERQLAEAVQAREDLAGDLATLRADLGRLRDEASLLANRAPVTAPAVTPVALPLDEDFENAPTEALTEEMKLARTRFNKGITQPRNRVMLELLGSPRASYGTDCQPVTNPALKGLIEQRQVGPITVSMIRPALDSLARVLDRLKETDPDIHAKVGTAGALCARFIRGSTTSISNHSWGTAIDLTLEGVLDPFANGGTQAGLLFLAEYFNEEGWFWGATYGREDSMHFEVGEETLRRWRAEGRI is encoded by the coding sequence ATGGACCCGCGCAGCCTCGTCGCCCCGATCATCGTCGCGATAGGTGTCATTCTGGCGGCGATGGCCTTCGCGGTGGTGACGACGCTGCTCGATACGGCGGACGGCGGCACCGAATTGCGCCTGAGCCGGCTGGAACGGCAACTGGCCGAGGCCGTTCAGGCGCGCGAGGATCTGGCCGGCGATCTGGCGACGCTGCGCGCCGACCTCGGGCGGCTGCGGGACGAGGCGAGCCTGCTTGCGAATCGCGCTCCGGTTACCGCGCCTGCCGTCACCCCGGTCGCGCTGCCCCTGGACGAGGATTTCGAGAACGCGCCGACCGAGGCCCTGACCGAGGAGATGAAGCTGGCCCGTACCCGCTTCAACAAGGGCATCACCCAGCCGCGCAACCGCGTGATGCTGGAACTGCTCGGGTCGCCCCGCGCGAGCTATGGCACCGATTGCCAGCCGGTGACGAACCCCGCGCTGAAGGGCCTGATCGAGCAGCGGCAGGTCGGGCCGATCACCGTCAGCATGATCCGCCCGGCGCTCGACAGCCTCGCCCGCGTGCTCGACCGGCTGAAGGAGACCGATCCGGATATCCACGCCAAGGTCGGCACCGCCGGCGCGCTCTGCGCGCGCTTCATCCGCGGCTCCACGACCTCGATCTCGAACCATTCGTGGGGCACGGCGATCGACCTGACGCTGGAAGGTGTGCTCGATCCCTTCGCCAATGGCGGCACGCAGGCAGGCCTGCTGTTCCTGGCCGAGTATTTCAACGAGGAGGGCTGGTTCTGGGGCGCGACCTACGGGCGCGAGGATTCGATGCATTTCGAGGTCGGCGAGGAGACGCTCCGCCGCTGGCGTGCGGAAGGGAGGATCTGA
- a CDS encoding glycosyltransferase, with amino-acid sequence MFRYPPDRPCPLTWFPDYSGTNPYQSLLYGALGPTFDPQPGTIEDALARPARGLFHLHWEHAVFATPGGSAEAFLDALLAFRARGGRIVWTLHNLEPRNEALAPAIADLRSGLVELADAIHLHSLPALAAARRVLALPPGKVRIIPHASYDGAYPVLHRDPAREALGLAEARMVLLLPGRLAAYKQPGALAAAFRSVAGPRDRLLLAGEAVPGAVPADPGDGRILVLPGFAPPEVVSRCHAAADLVALPYDRSLTSGSAVLAATLGRGVVGPDLPGLRDVVEPPRTGLLYDPAEEGGLARSIATALGEGAEVWARRGEAARALAAARDLRFVAAAWRDLFGSLLATAGPPRVGAAP; translated from the coding sequence ATGTTCCGGTATCCGCCTGACCGTCCCTGTCCGCTGACTTGGTTCCCCGACTACAGCGGGACGAACCCGTATCAGAGCCTGCTTTACGGCGCGCTTGGCCCGACCTTCGATCCGCAGCCGGGCACCATCGAGGATGCGCTGGCCCGGCCCGCGCGCGGGCTCTTCCATCTGCACTGGGAGCATGCGGTCTTCGCCACGCCGGGCGGCTCGGCCGAGGCGTTCCTGGATGCCCTTCTGGCCTTCCGCGCGCGGGGAGGCCGGATCGTCTGGACGCTGCACAACCTCGAGCCGCGGAACGAGGCGCTGGCCCCCGCGATCGCGGACCTGCGCTCCGGTCTGGTCGAACTGGCGGATGCGATCCATCTTCACTCGCTGCCCGCGCTGGCCGCCGCGCGCCGGGTGCTGGCCCTGCCGCCCGGGAAGGTGCGCATCATCCCCCATGCGTCCTATGATGGTGCCTATCCGGTCCTGCACCGCGACCCGGCGCGCGAGGCGCTGGGGCTGGCGGAGGCGCGGATGGTGCTGCTGCTGCCGGGGCGGCTCGCGGCCTACAAGCAGCCCGGGGCGCTGGCGGCGGCCTTCCGCAGCGTCGCCGGCCCGCGGGACCGGCTGCTGCTGGCGGGCGAGGCCGTGCCGGGCGCGGTGCCTGCGGACCCGGGCGACGGGCGCATCCTTGTCCTTCCGGGCTTCGCGCCGCCCGAGGTCGTCTCGCGCTGCCATGCCGCCGCGGATCTGGTGGCGCTGCCCTATGACCGGTCGCTGACCTCGGGCTCGGCCGTGCTGGCGGCGACGCTGGGGCGCGGGGTGGTCGGCCCCGACCTGCCGGGGTTGCGGGACGTGGTGGAGCCGCCGCGCACCGGCCTTCTCTACGATCCGGCCGAGGAGGGGGGGCTGGCGCGCTCGATAGCCACCGCGCTGGGGGAGGGGGCGGAGGTCTGGGCACGGCGCGGTGAAGCGGCACGCGCCCTTGCCGCGGCGCGCGACCTGCGGTTCGTTGCGGCGGCATGGCGCGACCTGTTCGGTTCGCTGCTTGCCACGGCGGGGCCGCCGCGGGTCGGGGCCGCGCCATGA
- a CDS encoding ImcF-related family protein, translating to MPGDLWRSDADADALERAAAPVLAFAAALDRARGERAPALAERAGQMLGRFAAEAARLGARAAAVPPARLALALLVDQRARENRRLDIGEWSAAAQRHLFDGRAVSVQTVQDFARRAAEAGPEFDAARRFLERRLSELESGRTAVRPPATASWTGMIVVLIAAFGLAVGGWALHVERTFHRQLWQAFERQAAALAAQPLGRRLDGLAEAAAAVAVQADRAPLHLGAALLGFDAAQRAEAAYRRAVQKDLPPALARAIDTAIASEAGPAESYDTVRAWAMLSGAAGFSPAWLAGWAERRAGADVSLAGLARHAIVLLPPADDLPAPDPELLAQARGFAATAPEDERAWLELERSEGAAALPPWRADRAVPGLAAVVLRRSGTPLAAPMPGLFTPAGWNHARDRGAGLAVQRARDEAARLFGPDLPRQNDAADRVLDLLQRETLARWSDFLADLRVVPFRNPETAVLVSGTLARPGSPLTLLLREVWRQAGGEDRTRPHPLQLQIAATFGPMQRYVEQGGMAQIGALFAGLNVALGSLDRDSDTGLQRLMRAEERARSITTLRQAPPVVTGIVEDLLAQAGAAQGSELTNPLTRGWQAEALPACRAAVEGRYPFAAEGADADTGAVAAFFGPGGALERFLGRAAPSLDRTASPWRWKTEARFSGLSPETAAFLERAAALAGALPAEAPFTLTALAEKGSATFALGGQGGPVTTASDSLRLRWPGPEPARGAGIALRAAEGEARLAEAGPWGLLRLLEPYRLRERDGGRRFLIDLRAGGARVFLEAAFDSSANPLAARRLARGLSCPQVL from the coding sequence GTGCCGGGCGATCTGTGGCGCAGCGATGCCGATGCCGACGCGCTGGAGCGGGCCGCCGCCCCGGTGCTGGCCTTCGCGGCGGCCCTCGACCGGGCGCGGGGCGAGCGGGCGCCGGCCCTGGCGGAACGAGCGGGGCAGATGCTCGGCCGGTTCGCCGCCGAGGCGGCGCGGCTCGGGGCGCGGGCCGCGGCCGTGCCGCCCGCGCGCCTTGCGCTCGCGCTGCTGGTGGACCAGCGGGCGCGCGAGAACCGCCGGCTCGACATCGGCGAGTGGTCGGCGGCGGCGCAGCGTCACCTGTTCGACGGCCGGGCCGTCTCGGTCCAGACGGTGCAGGACTTCGCCCGGCGCGCCGCCGAGGCGGGCCCCGAGTTCGACGCTGCGCGGCGGTTTCTCGAGCGCCGGCTGTCGGAACTGGAGAGTGGCCGGACGGCGGTTCGTCCTCCCGCCACCGCCAGCTGGACGGGGATGATCGTCGTTCTCATCGCGGCCTTCGGCCTCGCCGTCGGGGGCTGGGCGCTGCACGTGGAGCGGACCTTCCATCGCCAGCTCTGGCAAGCCTTCGAGCGTCAGGCGGCGGCGCTGGCCGCTCAGCCGCTCGGCCGCAGGCTGGACGGGCTGGCCGAGGCGGCCGCGGCCGTTGCGGTGCAGGCGGATCGCGCCCCGCTGCATCTGGGGGCGGCCCTCCTCGGCTTCGACGCCGCGCAGCGGGCAGAGGCCGCCTATCGCCGCGCCGTTCAAAAGGATCTGCCGCCGGCCCTCGCCCGGGCCATCGACACGGCCATCGCCTCGGAAGCCGGGCCGGCCGAATCCTACGACACGGTGCGCGCCTGGGCCATGCTCAGCGGGGCAGCCGGGTTTTCGCCGGCGTGGCTGGCCGGCTGGGCCGAGCGGCGCGCCGGAGCGGACGTCTCGCTGGCCGGTCTGGCGCGCCATGCGATCGTGCTTCTGCCGCCCGCGGACGACCTGCCCGCGCCGGATCCCGAGCTTCTGGCGCAGGCGCGGGGCTTCGCCGCCACCGCACCCGAGGACGAGCGGGCCTGGCTTGAACTCGAACGGTCCGAGGGCGCGGCGGCCTTGCCTCCCTGGCGGGCGGATCGGGCGGTGCCGGGGCTGGCCGCGGTGGTGCTCCGGCGGTCGGGCACCCCGCTTGCCGCACCGATGCCCGGGCTTTTCACTCCGGCTGGCTGGAACCATGCGCGGGACCGCGGGGCGGGCCTTGCGGTGCAGCGGGCGCGGGACGAGGCGGCGCGCCTTTTCGGCCCGGACCTGCCCCGGCAGAACGACGCCGCCGACCGCGTGCTTGACCTTCTGCAGCGCGAGACGCTGGCCCGCTGGTCCGATTTCCTTGCCGATCTGCGCGTCGTGCCGTTCCGCAATCCCGAGACCGCAGTTCTCGTCTCGGGCACGCTTGCGCGCCCCGGGTCGCCCCTGACGCTGCTGCTGCGCGAGGTCTGGCGCCAGGCGGGCGGCGAGGACAGGACGCGGCCGCATCCCCTGCAGCTACAGATCGCCGCCACCTTCGGGCCGATGCAGCGCTATGTCGAGCAGGGCGGGATGGCACAGATCGGCGCGCTCTTCGCCGGGCTGAATGTGGCGCTCGGCAGTCTCGACCGCGACTCCGACACCGGCCTGCAGCGCCTGATGCGCGCCGAGGAGCGCGCGCGCTCGATCACCACGCTGCGGCAGGCGCCGCCCGTGGTGACCGGCATCGTCGAGGATCTTCTGGCGCAGGCCGGCGCCGCGCAGGGCAGCGAGCTGACCAACCCGCTTACACGCGGCTGGCAGGCCGAGGCGCTGCCCGCCTGCCGCGCGGCGGTCGAGGGCCGCTATCCGTTCGCGGCGGAAGGCGCGGACGCGGATACGGGCGCGGTGGCCGCCTTCTTCGGGCCGGGCGGCGCGCTGGAGCGGTTCCTCGGCCGGGCTGCGCCATCGCTCGACCGGACGGCGAGCCCCTGGCGCTGGAAGACCGAGGCGCGATTCAGCGGCCTTTCGCCCGAGACCGCGGCCTTTCTGGAGCGGGCGGCGGCGCTGGCCGGCGCCCTTCCGGCGGAGGCGCCCTTTACCCTGACGGCTCTGGCCGAGAAGGGCTCGGCCACCTTCGCGCTGGGTGGGCAGGGCGGGCCGGTCACGACGGCCAGCGACAGCCTTCGGTTGCGCTGGCCGGGGCCGGAACCCGCCCGCGGCGCCGGGATCGCCCTTCGCGCGGCAGAGGGCGAGGCGCGACTGGCAGAGGCCGGGCCCTGGGGCCTGCTGCGCCTGCTGGAGCCCTATCGCCTGCGCGAGCGCGACGGCGGGCGGCGCTTTCTCATCGACCTGCGCGCGGGCGGTGCGCGGGTGTTCCTCGAGGCGGCCTTTGACAGCTCCGCGAACCCGCTCGCCGCGCGACGACTGGCGCGCGGCCTTTCCTGCCCGCAAGTGTTGTGA
- a CDS encoding pyruvate/2-oxoglutarate dehydrogenase complex produces the protein MPRPLLPLVATLLVLVSCADMREAPVPAADEVARLKALGFVPFASAGQTQVLRYSGPVTPAVLCRSGAGGYAALPARRQLADGTSQRIELDAYLQLTPGADGTLAASGRRGVYAVSILTQPPGSRRTGEVEIITFEPGGSGTSRSGLTCRPA, from the coding sequence ATGCCCCGCCCCCTCCTTCCGCTGGTGGCCACGCTGCTCGTCCTCGTCTCCTGCGCCGACATGCGCGAGGCTCCGGTTCCGGCCGCGGACGAGGTGGCGCGGCTGAAGGCGCTGGGGTTCGTCCCCTTCGCCAGCGCCGGACAGACGCAGGTGCTGCGCTACAGCGGACCGGTCACGCCCGCCGTGCTCTGCCGATCCGGCGCCGGGGGATACGCGGCGCTTCCCGCCCGGCGCCAGCTGGCGGACGGCACCAGCCAGCGCATCGAGCTCGACGCCTACCTGCAGCTCACGCCCGGGGCGGACGGCACGCTCGCCGCGTCGGGGCGCAGGGGCGTCTATGCGGTCAGCATCCTGACGCAGCCGCCCGGCTCCCGCCGGACGGGAGAGGTCGAGATCATCACATTCGAGCCGGGCGGCAGCGGCACCTCGCGCTCCGGCCTGACCTGCCGGCCGGCGTGA